In Pirellula sp. SH-Sr6A, the DNA window GATGGAGTCTCGATCGACTCCTCCCGCTTCCCCCCGATCCAGATGCGAAAGGGACGGGACTTTTCCTCGTTAAAGCCACCCGCAATCGATAAGGTTTACCGAGCTTTCGCCATAGGCAAACTTCGATTTGTATGAATTCACACGATCACAAAGCCGATCCGCAGACTTAACGTGGTTTTCTCCCATCGCGAAAAGTCGGAGTCACATCTGTGCTGCGTCTCTCTATCATTGTTCCGTTTCTGGATGATCATGCAAAATTGGAATCTACTTTGCTGTCATTGCTTGAAAACCGGAACTCGGACCTCGAGATACTCGTGGTTCACAACGGAAATTATGACGACCCCTACGACTTGGGTGCTGACGAAGTCGTCTTGATCCAAGCTCCGACCAGCTTTGGGCACTCCGAGTCTCTCAATCTTGCGATCGCCACCGCGAGCGCCCCGACGGTGCAGATCTTGCTACCCGGAATGCGCGTTCAAAAAGACTGGTACCAACCCGCGTTGGCCAAGTTGGGACGAGAGAATTGGGACGCTGTCGCGTCTCCTTGCTCCGTCGAGCAAACCCATCAAGTTATTTTCGGGTTGGATAGGACGGCGCTTCCCCATCGACGCTTGGCGACTCGCATTTCGAATCAGGCAGTACCCCTTCTAGCAGGAACACTGTTTCGCAAGAACGTTCTTTTGCTCATCGGTGGCCTTTGCCCTCAACTCGGACGCGAGGGGGCGGAAGTCGAATTGCAATTGCTCATGGATGCCATGGATTTGCAGACAACCATCGTTTCCGAAGCCTTGATCCAAGGTCCACAGCGCGTGGTCGCTGGAATGGACATCGGCTTTGAGATGGGCAAGATTTGCGGCCAGATCGCTTGTGCCTATGGCGCAGTCGAAGGGAGTGGTGTCGAAGTCGATTCGCTAGCGAAACAACTTGGGCATCTCGCAGGTGGCTTGATGAATCCCAAGTCGGTGGCGGAACGGTTGGGTTGGGTGATGGGCATTCGCGACCGATCCTTGGAAAGCTTTATCCGGGACCGTTTGGTGACTGCCGCAGAAAAATTGGACGAAGCAGAAGAAGTCGCGATGCGAGTCCACGACTCCAAGTCGGTACGCCGCGCCGCGTAAACCTGGGAAGCAGAACGCGGTTGGAAGCAGACCAAGGCAAGGCAGGAGGAGTTCCACTCGAACTCCTTGGATCGAACGACGAAAACGCGAAGATGCCGATTATGAAGATTTGAAGAACTTGAGCGGCTTCATGAATTTCCGGTGAACGGTGTGTGAAGGGATCATCGATATTCGATGCAACCCCTTCGATCCCTCCATTCCGAAGAAGTCGATGCCTTCACCATACCGCTTCCGACACCGAGCCCGAGTCTTGGCCTCTATGAGGTTAAGGTTTTTATCGCTGGTAGTCGCCATTGGAACAACAGGCATCTCTTTCTCCCAGGAGAGCCCGGAGCCGCAGCCCGCTGCTCCGCAGATCGAGGCATCGGTATCGCAGGCAGAAATGGAGGCGATGCAGGAACGACTCCGCGCATTGGAGTTGGAGTTAAAAGAAACCAGGGAAACTCTGCAGAGTTCGGAGTCTCGATTCGATTCGTTTTTGAAGGACTGGAAAGAAAAAGGAGACCCGGAAGTCGACGTGGCGAAGTCGCAGGCCTCCGACAAGAAAGACGGCGCGAAGGACGAGAAGAAGAAGGAAAGAAAATGGTTTGAGAAACTGGGGATTCGGGGTTACTCGCAGTTTCGCCTCAATGATGTCCTTCGCGAGGAAGGCGCCCCGGCCCAACTAGTTGGAGATCGATCGGTTGGGGACAATCAATCGTTTCTCATTCGCCGGGCTCGGGTGATTCTCTTTGGCGACGTCTCCGATCACCTTTACGTTTATTTGCAACCTGACTTTGCCGTCACACCTCCGGGTAGCACTGACAACAACCAATTCGTACAGATTCGCGATTGGTATGGAGACATTTATTTAACCGAAAACAAGGTCCACCGAGTTCGTGTGGGTCAATCGAAGATTCCATACGGCTGGGAGAATCTACAGTCCAGTTCCAATCGATTGGCACTGGACCGATCCGATTCAATCAACAGCGCAGCAAGGAACGAGCGTGATCTCGGCGCGTTTTATTATTGGACACCCGAACCGGCGCAAGAGTACTTCAAGGAAGTTCTCGACCAGGGGCTCAAAGGTTCTGGGAATTACGGCGTCTTCGGATTCGGCTGTTACAACGGCCAAGGCGGCTCGCTTCAAGAACAGAATGACAATGTGCACCTCATCGCCCGTTTGACCCTTCCTATGAGGCTTGCGAATGATCAACTTTTCGAGGCCTCCTTGCAGGGATACCGCGGGCACTACACCGTACTGAGTTCCCCCATTCAGCCGCTCGGCATCGGATCTGCGAGCCGGCCACTCGGAACGTTGGAAACGGGGAATCGTGCAGGTCTGCTGGACGAACGCATGGCGGTTTCCGCAATTTGGTACCCCAAGCCCTTTGGTATTCAATGCGAATGGAACGTCGGTCGATCGCCCCAACTGAATGCATCCCAGACGGCGATCGAAGTCGGAGATATTCGCGGTGGGTACGTCATGGCCATGTACAAGTGGGATACCTGCCACCGCGGGACCTTTTTCCCGTTCTTCAAGTACAACCGATACGAAGGTGGGATGAAAGCGGAACGGAATGCCCCCTTTACCCATGTCACCGAATACGAAGCGGGAGTTGAATGGCAAATCACCGAATCAGTGGAATGGACCAACATGGTGACTTGGACCGACCGCACCAACACGACCGCCCTTTCATCCGGTCGGTCGTATGAGCAGTTTGAAGGGGAGCTTTATCGAACCCAAATCCAAATCAACTACTGATTGGCTGCATCGGCGATCGCGTAGATCTGATCCCCTCTTCGGATCAACAACTTGTTCCCTGCAAACACGACGGCATACTGCCGTGGTTTCGTCTTGGGGATCGCCGTCTGTGGGTTTGGTTGAGACGCAGAGGGAATCGACGAGGCGGGGAGCGTCCCTGACCCCCTGTTTGCATCGCGGTTGGCTTCTCCCCGGGCCGGGCGAGACGGGGGAGCATACTGTGCATCGGCGTCGTCTTCCCACAAAACATTGGTCGAGAGTCTTTCAAACTTTGGACCAGCGCGGAGCACCAATGTCGTCCCGACCTCTCCAGCGAAGTAGAGCTTATCACCGATGCCGAGTGGAGTGGCCCAAACACTTTGATCTAAACGTTCGCTGTACCTAACCTCGCCGGTTTCGATGTCCATGCAGGTAACGATCCCGCGACGATCGGTGAAATACGCGTATCCGTCGTGGTACGTCGGCGAACAAAATCCACAGGTCGCTCGTTGGGATCGCCAAACGTAATCCGCTACATACCCGGATGGGGTTTTCTTGATCTTCACCAGACCATTCGTGGCGATCGCTTCTTTGCTGGGACCGCCTTCTCTCCCGGCGCTCGCTCCGACGAGGACTCGCCCAGCTGACACGATGTAAGGTGTTTGCGACGAATTTCCGGAGAGCCCCTCCAGCCGCCACAACTCTTTTCCCGTTTCGATTTCCAGCCCACAGAGAAACCCAGCGCCTCCATCTCGGCCCGAACAGCTCATTACCAAATGTAACGTTCCTTCCTCCGTCGGTAACATCACGGGCGAGCCCCAGGAAACGCCAGCGGGTCGCGCGGTACGCCAAACTTCTTCGCCGGAATCTTTATGGAGGGCCACAACGTAGGGATCGTCTTTGCGTTGAATCCATACAAAGACCCATTTGTCGGATTGGCAAAGAGACGAGGATATGCCGTGATTGGTCTCGGTCGAACCGTACTTTTCAAACAGATCGACGCTCCAGCGTTTTCGACCGGTTCGATCCAGTGCGACGACCAATCCAGACTCAAAGCTGGCAACCACTCCGCGTCCATCCGCAACGGGAGTCATCGCACCTCGAGAATGGTAGTCATCGTTCGGAATTAAATTCTTAGTCGATGCTTCGTGCGTCCACTTCGTCTCGCCGCTGTTCAAATCCATGCAGTGAACGCGGCACTGATCTTTCATCGGCCCGTCGATGCATGTCACGTAGACCTGATTTTCCCAGACGACGGGACTGCTCTGACCGTATCCCTTTAACTTCGTATTCCATGCGACGTTCTTCTTTGCGTCC includes these proteins:
- a CDS encoding glycosyltransferase, with protein sequence MLRLSIIVPFLDDHAKLESTLLSLLENRNSDLEILVVHNGNYDDPYDLGADEVVLIQAPTSFGHSESLNLAIATASAPTVQILLPGMRVQKDWYQPALAKLGRENWDAVASPCSVEQTHQVIFGLDRTALPHRRLATRISNQAVPLLAGTLFRKNVLLLIGGLCPQLGREGAEVELQLLMDAMDLQTTIVSEALIQGPQRVVAGMDIGFEMGKICGQIACAYGAVEGSGVEVDSLAKQLGHLAGGLMNPKSVAERLGWVMGIRDRSLESFIRDRLVTAAEKLDEAEEVAMRVHDSKSVRRAA
- a CDS encoding porin; translated protein: MRLRFLSLVVAIGTTGISFSQESPEPQPAAPQIEASVSQAEMEAMQERLRALELELKETRETLQSSESRFDSFLKDWKEKGDPEVDVAKSQASDKKDGAKDEKKKERKWFEKLGIRGYSQFRLNDVLREEGAPAQLVGDRSVGDNQSFLIRRARVILFGDVSDHLYVYLQPDFAVTPPGSTDNNQFVQIRDWYGDIYLTENKVHRVRVGQSKIPYGWENLQSSSNRLALDRSDSINSAARNERDLGAFYYWTPEPAQEYFKEVLDQGLKGSGNYGVFGFGCYNGQGGSLQEQNDNVHLIARLTLPMRLANDQLFEASLQGYRGHYTVLSSPIQPLGIGSASRPLGTLETGNRAGLLDERMAVSAIWYPKPFGIQCEWNVGRSPQLNASQTAIEVGDIRGGYVMAMYKWDTCHRGTFFPFFKYNRYEGGMKAERNAPFTHVTEYEAGVEWQITESVEWTNMVTWTDRTNTTALSSGRSYEQFEGELYRTQIQINY
- a CDS encoding PQQ-binding-like beta-propeller repeat protein, with the translated sequence MKRCSRRHPIHVATLLAFAILGGQRVYAQSEAQWPSFLGFGKTTAAEFATAPVTWDAKKNVAWNTKLKGYGQSSPVVWENQVYVTCIDGPMKDQCRVHCMDLNSGETKWTHEASTKNLIPNDDYHSRGAMTPVADGRGVVASFESGLVVALDRTGRKRWSVDLFEKYGSTETNHGISSSLCQSDKWVFVWIQRKDDPYVVALHKDSGEEVWRTARPAGVSWGSPVMLPTEEGTLHLVMSCSGRDGGAGFLCGLEIETGKELWRLEGLSGNSSQTPYIVSAGRVLVGASAGREGGPSKEAIATNGLVKIKKTPSGYVADYVWRSQRATCGFCSPTYHDGYAYFTDRRGIVTCMDIETGEVRYSERLDQSVWATPLGIGDKLYFAGEVGTTLVLRAGPKFERLSTNVLWEDDADAQYAPPSRPARGEANRDANRGSGTLPASSIPSASQPNPQTAIPKTKPRQYAVVFAGNKLLIRRGDQIYAIADAANQ